A section of the Larus michahellis chromosome 1, bLarMic1.1, whole genome shotgun sequence genome encodes:
- the FMC1 gene encoding protein FMC1 homolog, with amino-acid sequence MAALGSPLQTFRGLLRELRHASGRPYRDTPAYQHIVATFRAHRVTSQKLCRAQQELHFQAATYLCLLRSVREHTALHREYHGKGERSPEEVAGLVGFRLPQQPGGKG; translated from the exons ATGGCGGCGCTGGGCTCTCCGCTGCAGACCTTCCGCGGGCTCCTGCGTGAGCTCCGCCACGCCAGCGGCCGTCCCTATCGCGACACGCCCGCCTACCAGCACATCGTCGCGACGTTTCGCGCCCACCGG GTCACCAGCCAGAAGCTGTGCCGGGCCCAGCAGGAGCTGCACTTCCAGGCCGCCACCTACCTCTGCCTGCTCCGCAGCGTGCGGGAGCACACGGCCCTCCACCGGGAGTACCACGGCAAGGGGGAGCGCTCGCCCGAGGAGGTCGCCGGCCTGGTGGGCTTCAGGTTGCCTCAGCAGCCTGGAGGGAAAGGCTGA